The segment CGCACTCCAATCTGGGCATTTCCAGATGATTTAATCAATTTCAAATGGCTCGATATACTATCAGAATAAGATTGATTTGCTGGATCATGTGGTGCTGCTGGATAAAGCCGCTGAGCGGGCATGATAATTTTGGAGATAAATGATCCAAAGAAACGTCGCAAAAACATTTAGTTAACCTAATTATTTAAAAGCAAACAAAAATAATAGAGTAAAGCCGGCAAAAAAGAAATAAGAATATTTTTTAGTAACTAACTTTTTAAGAGTAACTACACAGTAAAAAAATTAGTGTTTACTAAACATTTTAAGTGCGGCATTTAATTCTGTGCTGATATTAGGTGTGTTGATAAAATCGCTGTCAGCAGAAAGCTGTAAATTTTTGTAAAAGATTTCGCTATTTTGTATTTCAATTGGTAATTGATGTTTTTTATTATATTGATCAATGGCAACAGCGATAACATCGCTAAAGCAGGCACGATTTTCAGCCAGTACTTTTGTTTTGTGGTTGTTGAAGATTTTATGAATGTTTACAATTTCTTCTGGGAAGTCCCAGGCTTTGAGTATACTTTCTCCAATCATGGGGTGATAGGTCTGGATCAAATCCTTAAGTAATGTTTCATCTTCAAGTAGTTCATCATGATCAGATGCATAAGTTAAGAGAGGAAGTATACCAACGCGGTGCATCAGTCCTGCTAATGATGCCATTTCTGGGGGAAGGGATGTAAAATTTTTGGCAATGACGTGAGAATAAGCTGCAACTTCGGTGCTTTCATTCCAAACTTGGTACATATATTTATCAATAAGTTCATGCGTTGCTTGAAAGATTTGTTCCATTGCAAGCCCAACTACGGTATGGCATACAAAGCTTAAGCCCAAGCGCGTAACGGCATTCTGTAATGAGCTGATTTCTGTTGTGCCACGCATGAGTGGACTGTTTGCAATGCGAATGATTCTGGCTGCTAATCCTGGATCAAGGCTGATGATGCTTGCAACTTTAGCAGGCAAGATATTTTTATCCTCTTCAATTTCCCTAATTTTTACAGCAATTTCAGGTTGAGTAGGCAATTTTATTTTGTTGTGATGAATGTCATCTTGTAGCCGATTAATAATAGATTGCATATCCGCCATATTTTTAAAGCTCCAATACGATTCTGAGTATTCCAAGCTCGCATACTAAATAATAATATTAGACTATTTTTTTATTGTACATTTAGGCAATGTTTAATTAAGCAGTGTCATCCTTTTGTGAATAAAACGCATGTGCTGTGACTACATATACTCATAACAGTCGATTTTTAGGTGAGGCGGCAAAGGAGCGAATCCCCGGGAGTGCACAAATAGTGCATGACTGGGGTGAGAGAGTGCAGCCAACAAAACCTAAAATTCGAATGTGAAGAGTATATCTAAAGGATCTTAAAAAAGAATTAAAATAAAGCGTGCTTGTTTTCAAATCATTTCCTTAATTTGATAAGATGACGTATTCTGTTGTAACTTTTTGAAATTGGAAGCATTCTATGACGGTAATTACTTTACCTGATGGCAAAAATCTTGAGTTTGATCACTTTGTAACAGCCCATGAAGTTGCTGAAACGATTAGTAAAAAATTAGCTAAACGCGCAGTTGCTGCTAAGTTAAATGACAAAATAGTGGATCTATCTACGCTTATTAAGCAAGATTCTAAAGTCACCATTCTGACATCAGAAGATCCAGAGGGTTTAGAGGTATTAAGACACTCTACAGCTCACCTATTAGCGCATGCTGTACAATCTGTTTATCCTCAAGCACAAGTAACAATTGGCCCTGTCATTGAAGATGGCTTTTACTATGACTTTGCCTTTGACAGACCCTTTACACCTGAAGACTTAGCTTTATTTGAAGCAAAGATGCAAGAGCTGTCTAGACAGAATCTAACAGTCACACGCCATGAATTTACGCGCGAAGAAGCTATTGATAAATTCACATTGATGGGTGAAAAATATAAAGTCAAAATCATTGAGAAAATTCCTGCCGGTGAAGTGCTTTCTTTCTATCAACAGGGAGATTTTATCGATCTCTGTCGTGGGCCCCACGTACCCAGTACTGGCAGAATTCAAGTCTTTAAATTAATGAAAGTTGCAGGGGCTTACTGGGAAGGTAATTCTGAAAATGAAATGCTACAGCGCATTTATGGTACCTGCTGGGCCGATCAAAAAGAGTTGAAACAATATTTATTTCGTCTTGAAGAAGCAGAAAAAAGAGATCACAGAAAGCTTGGCAAAAAATACGATCTTTTCCATATGCAAGAAGAAGCACCTGGGATGGTATTTTGGCATCCTAAAGGTTGGGTTGTTTATCAACAAATTGTGCAATACATTCGAAAACTCATTACTAAAAATGACTATCAAGAAGTGAATACACCACAATTGGTTGATAGATCTTTGTGGGAACGTTCAGGGCATTGGGCCATGTTTGGCGAAAATATGTTTACGGTTACTTGTGAAGAGAAAGTCTTTGCGATTAAACCTATGAACTGCCCATGCCATGTGCAAATTTTTAATCAAGGCATCAAAAGTTATCGCGAACTACCCATTCGTCTAGCAGAATTTGGAAGTTGTCACCGAAATGAGCCTTCAGGTGCTTTGCATGGCATTATGCGTGCCCGTAACTTTGTGCAAGATGATGCGCATATCTTTTGCACAGAAGATCAAATTCAAGATGAAGTGTCTTGTTTTATTGATCTTTTATTTAAGGTATACAAAGATTTTGGCTTTGAAGAAGTATTAATTAAGTTGTCTACCCGACCCGATCAGCGTGTTGGATCGGATGAGGTATGGGATAAAGCAGAGCTCGCTTTACAGACTGCTTTGGACAGTAAAGCACTAAAATGGGAGCTGCATCCTAAAGAAGGTGCATTTTATGGACCTAAGATAGAGTTCTCTCTCAAAGATTGCTTAGGGCGTGTATGGCAATGTGGTACGATTCAAGTCGACTTTTCTATGCCGGATAGATTAGGTGCTCAATATGTTGCAGAAGATAGCAGCAAAAAGGTGCCAGTCATATTGCATCGAGCTATACTAGGCTCCTTAGAAAGATTTATTGGTATCTTGATTGAGCAATATGCGGGATCATTGCCTGTTTGGCTCTCTCCTGTCCAGGTAGCTGTCTTAAATATTACCGAATCTCAAGCAGAATATGTTACAAATATAGCTAATCAGCTTTCTAATTTAGGCATTAGAGCTGTTGCTGACTTGAGAAACGAGAAAATAGGGTTTAAAATCCGCGAGCACACTGTACAACGTGTGCCTTATTTATTGGTTGTGGGCGATAGAGAACGAGAGACAAATTCTGTGTCTGTTCGTACCCGAGAAGGGGTTGATTTAGGTGTCAAACCAATAAAGGAATTTGAGGTGTTAATTACGAATGATTTACAATTGTCTAAATAACATTTAAACGTAGTTAATAAATGATAAGGAACGTGAAGGAGGAATGGCAATTAGCTCAAAAAAGTCAGACATTAAAATTAACAAGGCGATCACAGCGAGAGATGTTCGTTTAGTTGATCCGGATAATATTCTAGACCCGCGTATTTTAGGCCCTGGCCAACATATTGGTATCATGAGCCGATTTGATGCGCAGAAAATTGCGAATCTAATGGGTTTAGATTTAGTCGAAGTATCACCGAATACTGATCCGCCTGTTGTGCGCGTAATGGATTACGGGAAGTTTCTGTTTGGTGTTAGAAAAACCAAGAAAAAGCAGAGAGTTCAGAAATTAAAGGAAGTTAAGCTAAGACCCGTTACTGATGAAGGAGATTACCAGGTAAAACTACGCAACCTGTCGAGCTTCTTAGACCACGGGGATAAAGTTAAGATCACATTACGATTTAAAGGCCGCGAAATTACCCATAAAGATTTGGGGCAAAAGTTACTTGATCGTTTAAAACTCGATATCGCTGAAGTGGGTGTCGTTGATCAAGAACCTAAATTGGAAGGCAGACAAATGGTAATGGTGGTATCACCTAAAACTAAAAAATAAATGCGGAGTTGAGTTAAATGACTAAGAAAGTACGAACGAAGCTTAAAACGAATCGTGGCGCTTGCAAACGCTTTAAAGTATCTGCTTCAGGTAAAGTGCGTTACAGAAAAGCTAATCGTAACCACATCAAAACTAAACAATCTACTAAGAGAGTTAGACACGCTAAAGCTAATGGTGTCCTAACCCCACAAGATGGCAAATTAGTACTTGTAATGTTAAGAACCTAAGATAAGTAGAGGCAGAAAATGGCAAGAGTTAAGCGTGGCGTAACAGTTCGCAAAAAACATAAAAAGATTTTAAAACAAGCAAAAGGTTATTACGGCGCTCGTAGTCGTACCTATAAAGTTGCTAAACAAGCAGTTACCCGTGCGGGTCAATATGCTTATCGTGATAGAAAGCAAAAGAAAAGAGAATTTCGTGCTCTTTGGATTGTTCGTATTAATGCGGGCACAAGAGAGTTTGGATTGTCTTACAGTCGTTTCATGGATGGCCTTAAGAAAGCTAATATCGATGTTGATCGTAAGAACTTAGCTGAATTGGCTGTATTTGATAAAGCAGCTTTCAAAGCACTCGTTGATAACGCAAAAGCAGCATTAGCCGCTTAAGCCTAATAACTACCCATCTTTGTATGTAATTTTAGGCGCGATTCTTTACTGATACGTGCCTAAAGTCATAATACAAAGATCTATACTCAGATCAAATGGGTATACTCAAAGCATATTAAAAAAGGGAAGTATTTCCCTTTTTTTGTGAGGATTAAATGGAAGAGATTCATTCTTTACTTCATCAAGCAGAGAAAGAAATAAATGAGGCAACTGATCCTCAGAGTTTAGAGCACGTTCGTGTAAAATATTTAGGTAAGAAAGGGCATTTCACAGAAATTCTCAAAAACCTCAAAAATCTATCCCCAGAAGAACGCAAAGAAGTTGGTAAAGATATCAATCTTGCAAAAGATAAATTTCAAGATTCATTTGCACAAAGAAAAGACACATTAGACGTAGTAGCTCGCAATAAACAAGAACTTAAAGAATCAATTGATGTTAGCTTGCCTGGTCATCCTATTCAGATAGGGGCGCTTCATCCAATCAGCACTACCTTAGAAAGAATTTCTCAAATCTTTAGTCAGATGGGCTTTCATACTGAAACAGGCCCAGATATTGAGTCTGAATATTATAATTTTGAAGCGCTCAATATTCCTGAGCATCATCCTGCGCGTGCAATGCATGATACTTTCTACTTTAATGATAAGCATGTACTGCGTACACACACTTCACCTGTGCAAATCCGTGCCATGGAAAAGATGAAAGCACCGATTCGTATTATTGCGCCTGGTAAAGTGTATCGTTGTGATTCTGATGTGACCCATACGCCTATGTTTCATCAAGTAGAAGGCTTAATGTTAGATGAAGGCATTCATTTTGGGCATTTAAAAGGTATTTTAGAAGCTTTTTTACAGGCATTTTTTGAAGAAGATGTTAAAACGCGATTTAGAGCTTCTTATTTTCCTTTTACAGAGCCATCCGCTGAAGTGGATATGAGCTGTGTAAAATGTAAAGCCAAAGGGTGCAGGATTTGTAAGCAAACAGGTTGGTTAGAAGTTTTAGGTTGCGGTATGGTGCATCCAAAAGTTCTGGAATATGTAAAAGTCGATAGTGAAAAATACACTGGCTTTGCTTTTGGTATGGGCGTTGAGAGACTGACCATGCTTCGTTACGAAGTAGACGATCTACGACTGTTTTTTGAAAATGATATTAGAGTGTTAAAACAATTCAGTGGCGTATAAACCGTGAAATTTAGTCAACAATGGATTCAAGAATATGTGAGTGTGCTCTCAAGTACTGAGCAAGTGGTTGAGCTTTTAACCATGGCAGGCCTTGAGGTGGATAGTGTAGAAGAAGTACCAGGCTCAATCAGCCCCACATCTTTAACAGCTGCAACACAGCAAGATAAAATTATTGAAATTGATTTAACCCCCAATCGAGGGGATTGCTTAAGTATAAGAGGACTTGCTCGTGAGTTGTCTGTACTTACCAAGCAAGCTTTTCATGCGCCAAGCTATCCAGAGATCCCTGCACAAGGGCAAGATAGCGTAGATATACAAGTATTAGCGCCGGAATATTGTCCACGCTATGTTGGGCGTATTATCAAAAATATTAAGAGCAACGCACAAATACCTTCTTGGATGCAAGAAAGACTCAGTCGTTGTGACATACGCTCAATTCATCCCGTCGTAGACATTTTAAATTATGTCATGATAGAAATGGGCCAGCCCATGCATGCCTTTGATTTAAGTAAAATTGAGGGGGCTATTAGTGTTCGCTTGGCCAAAGCACAAGAAAATATCACTCTGTTAGACGAACAGAAAATTACTTTAAAAGATAATACTTTGGTTATTGCCGATAACACCGGGCCACTTGCGATTGCAGGTATTATGGGAGGATTATCCAGCGGTGTTTCTGAAGATACTCAAGATATCTTGCTGGAAAGTGCTTTATTTCTAAATAGTATGCAAGCAGGCAAAGCCAGACAATATGGTTTGCAGACTGATTCATCCTATCGCTTTGAGCGCGGTATCGATCCAACAGCACAAGTAAATGCCATTGAAAGAGCAACTCAGCTTATTTTAGAAATCTGTGGCGGCATACCTTGCCAAATACAAGAAGTGACACAAGCAGCATTTTTGCCAAAGAAAGAAGTGATTAGCTTGCGTTTACCTAGAATTACTAAGATTTTAGGGATAAATATTGAGCAAAACTTGGCTATTGAGCTTTTATCTCGCATTGGTTGTGAATGCAATGCGAATGGATCAGACGCTCTTTCTGTATTACCACCACAAAACCGATATGATTTGAACATAGAGGTCGATTTAATCGAAGAGTTGGCAAGAATACATGGCTATCAAAATATTGTTACGCATTTACCGATAGCTGCCTTGAGTGTGCCTAAGCAAAATGAAAAAAGAATTCCTGAGCAAAGAATTAAGCATGCACTTGTTGATCTCGGATACCTTGAGGCTATTAACTATAGTTTTATTGATAGTACTTGGCAAAAATTATTGTTTCCAGATCGTGAACCCATAGCGTTATTAAATCCTATTTCTCAAGATATGGATACGATGCGATTAGCCTTGTTGCCGGGTTTGCTCAAAACATTGCAATACAATCAGAGAAGACAACAAAGTAGAGTTATGATTTTTGAATTGGGTAATTATTATTACCAAGAAAAAGGTCAATCACAACAAAGACAAGCACTTGCTGGGCTTTGTGTCGGTATGCATTACGCTGATACATGGCGCAAAGAGCAGCGTCCTGTAGATTTCTTTGATCTCAAAGGCCACATTAATGCATTATGGCAGTTAACAGCTAACACACCTTTGAGCTTTGAAGCTGTGGATGATCTGTTGAATCAAAAAGGTAAGTCTGCTGCTATTTTATATGAAGGCAACAGAATAGGTTTAGTGGGTAAATTAAACACACATTTGCAGAAGCAATTAGATATAGAAGGCGATGTGTATTGGTTTGAATGTCTTTTAGAACCATTTTTAAATAAGCAAATTCCAAAACTGCTAAGACCGTCTAAATTTCCTGAAATTCGAAGGGATATTGCGGTTATTGTTGATAATAACGTACAAAGCGAAGCACTTACCAAATTTGTTGGCAGCATGACTGATGAGTTGTTGCAAAGTGTTAATATTTTTGATGAATATAAAGGCAAAGGCATAGCAGACGGTAGAAAAAGTATTGGGCTAGGCTTGATCTTACAACATCCTTCACGCACTCTAGTGGATGATGAGGTTAATACCTTAATGCAGTCCATTATTGATGGGTTGAAGAAGGAATTCGCAGCTGAACTGAGGGAATAAATATGACATTGACTAAAGCTGAATTAGCTGAATCGCTCATTACCGAACTTGGTATGAATAAACGTGATTCAAAAGAGTTAGTAGATTGTCTATTTGAAGAAGTGAGAGCTACTTTAGAGAATGGCAAGTCTGTCAAAATTTCAGGTTTTGGCAATTTTGAATTAAGAGATAAAAGCCAACGACCTGGGCGTAATCCTAAAACAGGTCAGGATGTTGAGATCAGTGCACGACGTGTTGTGACCTTTAAAGCGGGTCAGAAACTAAAAGCGAGGGTTGAAACGCCTAAAGGTGAGGTTGCGCATCACAATTCTGGAGACGAGGACTAAAATTTTGTCCACTTTCTTTTGACTTAGCAAGAAAAGTAGGTAAAATCCTACTCTTACATTTCTTTCATCGGGGCGTAGCGCAGCCTGGTAGCGCACATGCATGGGGTGCATGGGGTCGAAGGTTCAAATCCTTCCGTCCCGACCAAAATTCTCCAAAAATTTCTAGCATATTTAACATTTCACTTTTTAAGAAAATGAGCTTCCATCAATAAGGCTGAGGCAGGCTTTGATCACTGTATTTGTATTAATAGCTAACTAAAAAACTTCATTTAAAAGAGATTAATCAAAGCAGTCTGGATAAAAAACATCACCAACAAGTGAAGCTATTATTAGAAGTGTTTCTTTCTTTTGTGATTATTAATGCCTATACAAATATATAATTTGTTGGTTAGCTATTTCTTAGTGGTGCAAAGCGCCCTATGCCCCCTTTGGAATCAAAGGGGGTCGCCGTTTTACGGCGGGGGGATTTATCATTTCAGATTAAGCTAATATAGAAAGTTATATGAGTTGTGACAAATCGATAATGAAAAATAACGCACGATATTTGCGTGCTAATATGACAGAGCATGAACTGTTAATCTGGTATTACATTCGCAGGAAAAAAATAAATAATATCCAATTTTATCGCCAAAAACATCTTGGCCCATTTATAGTTGATTTTTATGCACCTTCTATAAGATTAGTCCTCGAAATTGATGGTTCACAGCATTTTGAAAAGGAGCATTGCGAGCAAGATAAGTTTCGTGATGCATATTTAAGAAAAGCAAAAATACATGTTTTAAGATTCAATAATCATGAAATTAAATATCAGATGAGTAGTGTGCTTGAAAAATTAAATGATGTCATAGAGCAGATAAAACAGTTTGGAACAGTGAGAGATTGATAAATCCCCTCGCCGTAAAACGGCGACCCCCTTTGATTCCAAAGGGGGCATAGGGCGCTTTGCACCACTAAGAAATAGCTGACCAACAAATTACATACTTATGTAGGTATTAATTTTTTATTAAGGGAAAATTAACATGAAAATAATACCAGAAAAATTAGTCGAAGGTGATCAACTAAGAGTAATTGCTCCCTCCAGAAGTTTAAAAATCATATCTGAAGAAAATATCAACCATGCAGTGAACGCAATAGAAGCGCTTGACTTAAAGGTAACTTTTGGAAAAAATGTCAATGAAATTGATATGATGTCATCGTCTTCAATTGCTTCTAGGATAGAAGATTTACATGAGGCTTTTTCTGATAAAAATGTTAAAGCGATTTTGACTGTCATTGGTGGTTTTAATTCAAATCAATTATTCCGTTATATTGATTATGATTTGATAAAGAAGAATCCAAAAATATTTTGTGGCTTTTCAGATATCACAGCTTTGCAAAATGCAATCTACAGTAGAACAGGATTAATCACTTATTCAGGCCCTCATTTTAGTACTTTCGGGATGAAAAAAGGGTTTGAATATTCATTAGACTATTTCAAAAAAATCTTCTTTCAGCAGAAAAGAATTGAGCTAATGCCTTCGGAGCAGTGGGCAGATGATGCTTGGTTTTTGAACCAAGATGATAGAACATTTTATGATAATGAGGGATATTGGCTTATTAATGAAGGCAATGCCAAAGGCACAATTGTGGGTGGGAGTTTAAGTACGATTCAATTACTTCATGGAACGTCGTATATGCCGTCACTTGAAAATTCTATTTTATTTATTGAGGCAGATGCGATAACGGATGGAAATTTTGATGTTGTTGAGTTTGATAGAGATCTTCAATCGCTTATACATCAACCAAATTTTGATAAAGTTCAAGGAATATTGATTGGTAGATTTGAAAAAAAATTCAATATGAATTTAGAACAATTAAAATTCATTATTAGCTCAAAGCAAGAATTACGGAATATACCTATTATCGCGAATGCAGATTTTGGTCATACGATGCCAATATTTACATTTCCAATTGGTGGCTTATGTGAAATAAGTGCTTCTGAGGAAAATATAAAGATTGAGCTGTTCGAGGAATAGGGGGCTATGATAAATTTCAAAATCGAAGATGCATTGCTGATAAATTATGGGTGCGGAGTGATTGCAATGATAGTAATTTGTTGCTTATTGGGACCATAACACCAAAATATTCGATATGCACCAGGTGTATTATTTTGAGCATAGGCTTCAAAAAACTTTTCTTTTGGGTTAAATGGGTTGTTCAACGAAGAATACTCGTGCGTTTGTAAGCCAGGATGCCTTGGATTGGCCTCTAGCAATCTTAATGCCTTATTTATCTGTTTGTATAACCCAAATTGACGAGAGTTTTGTGAGCTTTGTTTTGCTTTTTCCCTTAAATCTAGCAGTGTACTTTGCGCAACAGGTTGATAAAGAAGTTCAAAGCTCATTTGTGCGTCCTTTTACTTTGCTTTTCAGTCTCTTCTAACCATGCTTCATCTTCTTCTAAATTGAAGCTAAGAGGTTGTCCTTTACCCTGCTTGGCTTGCTCTAACCCTTGTCTTACCGCTGTAAGAGCATCTTGGTTTTTATATAGCCAGGCTTCTTTTTCTGGAATGACTTGAACAGGTATCAATTCGATATTTCCTTCTTTTACATTGAGAGAGAACATCTTATTTGCAAACTCTTTACCAAGACAAAGCCGGCCAGATGCATCGGTTGTGTATGTTTTCATAGCACATTGTCCTTATAGTTAATTCTTTAGTTAATTAAGTATAGCACCAAAATGCCATAATACCAATATTCCTTAATTCCATAACGGTAATAATATAAACAAGTATTTACACTATTTAGTGTGTATATTCTCTTTTTTTGACTTTAGAATACATTTGAGATCTATGTGTTCAAGCACCTTGTGTATTGCTTTATTGGAGAAGAAGATGGCTTTAGTCCTAAACAATGAGGTTCATCGAGAAAGCGGTTACTGGACCAAACAAGTTCATCAATTTCTTCACTTTTTACGAGAGCAAGGTTTCACGCAAGCGCCAGAGCCATTAGGATTTGATGAACAGGGACGAGAAATTGTCAGTTTCGTAAAAGGACAGACATGTGACTATCCCTTATCAGATGAGGTAGCTTCACTAGAGGCATTAGTATCTGCAGCAAAGCTTTTACGTACCTATCATAATGTTTCACAAAGTTTTTTAAACGAGATTACGACAACTAATCAAACGTGGATGTTGTCTTGTCGAGATCCCCAAGAGGTTATATGTCATAGTGATTTTGCACCCTATAATATTTGTTTTGAGGGGAAGCAAGCGGTTGGCATTATTGATTTTGAGACAGCGCA is part of the Candidatus Berkiella cookevillensis genome and harbors:
- a CDS encoding HDOD domain-containing protein, whose product is MQSIINRLQDDIHHNKIKLPTQPEIAVKIREIEEDKNILPAKVASIISLDPGLAARIIRIANSPLMRGTTEISSLQNAVTRLGLSFVCHTVVGLAMEQIFQATHELIDKYMYQVWNESTEVAAYSHVIAKNFTSLPPEMASLAGLMHRVGILPLLTYASDHDELLEDETLLKDLIQTYHPMIGESILKAWDFPEEIVNIHKIFNNHKTKVLAENRACFSDVIAVAIDQYNKKHQLPIEIQNSEIFYKNLQLSADSDFINTPNISTELNAALKMFSKH
- the thrS gene encoding threonine--tRNA ligase, which codes for MTVITLPDGKNLEFDHFVTAHEVAETISKKLAKRAVAAKLNDKIVDLSTLIKQDSKVTILTSEDPEGLEVLRHSTAHLLAHAVQSVYPQAQVTIGPVIEDGFYYDFAFDRPFTPEDLALFEAKMQELSRQNLTVTRHEFTREEAIDKFTLMGEKYKVKIIEKIPAGEVLSFYQQGDFIDLCRGPHVPSTGRIQVFKLMKVAGAYWEGNSENEMLQRIYGTCWADQKELKQYLFRLEEAEKRDHRKLGKKYDLFHMQEEAPGMVFWHPKGWVVYQQIVQYIRKLITKNDYQEVNTPQLVDRSLWERSGHWAMFGENMFTVTCEEKVFAIKPMNCPCHVQIFNQGIKSYRELPIRLAEFGSCHRNEPSGALHGIMRARNFVQDDAHIFCTEDQIQDEVSCFIDLLFKVYKDFGFEEVLIKLSTRPDQRVGSDEVWDKAELALQTALDSKALKWELHPKEGAFYGPKIEFSLKDCLGRVWQCGTIQVDFSMPDRLGAQYVAEDSSKKVPVILHRAILGSLERFIGILIEQYAGSLPVWLSPVQVAVLNITESQAEYVTNIANQLSNLGIRAVADLRNEKIGFKIREHTVQRVPYLLVVGDRERETNSVSVRTREGVDLGVKPIKEFEVLITNDLQLSK
- the infC gene encoding translation initiation factor IF-3, which codes for MAISSKKSDIKINKAITARDVRLVDPDNILDPRILGPGQHIGIMSRFDAQKIANLMGLDLVEVSPNTDPPVVRVMDYGKFLFGVRKTKKKQRVQKLKEVKLRPVTDEGDYQVKLRNLSSFLDHGDKVKITLRFKGREITHKDLGQKLLDRLKLDIAEVGVVDQEPKLEGRQMVMVVSPKTKK
- the rpmI gene encoding 50S ribosomal protein L35, with protein sequence MTKKVRTKLKTNRGACKRFKVSASGKVRYRKANRNHIKTKQSTKRVRHAKANGVLTPQDGKLVLVMLRT
- the rplT gene encoding 50S ribosomal protein L20; the encoded protein is MARVKRGVTVRKKHKKILKQAKGYYGARSRTYKVAKQAVTRAGQYAYRDRKQKKREFRALWIVRINAGTREFGLSYSRFMDGLKKANIDVDRKNLAELAVFDKAAFKALVDNAKAALAA
- the pheS gene encoding phenylalanine--tRNA ligase subunit alpha translates to MEEIHSLLHQAEKEINEATDPQSLEHVRVKYLGKKGHFTEILKNLKNLSPEERKEVGKDINLAKDKFQDSFAQRKDTLDVVARNKQELKESIDVSLPGHPIQIGALHPISTTLERISQIFSQMGFHTETGPDIESEYYNFEALNIPEHHPARAMHDTFYFNDKHVLRTHTSPVQIRAMEKMKAPIRIIAPGKVYRCDSDVTHTPMFHQVEGLMLDEGIHFGHLKGILEAFLQAFFEEDVKTRFRASYFPFTEPSAEVDMSCVKCKAKGCRICKQTGWLEVLGCGMVHPKVLEYVKVDSEKYTGFAFGMGVERLTMLRYEVDDLRLFFENDIRVLKQFSGV
- the pheT gene encoding phenylalanine--tRNA ligase subunit beta codes for the protein MKFSQQWIQEYVSVLSSTEQVVELLTMAGLEVDSVEEVPGSISPTSLTAATQQDKIIEIDLTPNRGDCLSIRGLARELSVLTKQAFHAPSYPEIPAQGQDSVDIQVLAPEYCPRYVGRIIKNIKSNAQIPSWMQERLSRCDIRSIHPVVDILNYVMIEMGQPMHAFDLSKIEGAISVRLAKAQENITLLDEQKITLKDNTLVIADNTGPLAIAGIMGGLSSGVSEDTQDILLESALFLNSMQAGKARQYGLQTDSSYRFERGIDPTAQVNAIERATQLILEICGGIPCQIQEVTQAAFLPKKEVISLRLPRITKILGINIEQNLAIELLSRIGCECNANGSDALSVLPPQNRYDLNIEVDLIEELARIHGYQNIVTHLPIAALSVPKQNEKRIPEQRIKHALVDLGYLEAINYSFIDSTWQKLLFPDREPIALLNPISQDMDTMRLALLPGLLKTLQYNQRRQQSRVMIFELGNYYYQEKGQSQQRQALAGLCVGMHYADTWRKEQRPVDFFDLKGHINALWQLTANTPLSFEAVDDLLNQKGKSAAILYEGNRIGLVGKLNTHLQKQLDIEGDVYWFECLLEPFLNKQIPKLLRPSKFPEIRRDIAVIVDNNVQSEALTKFVGSMTDELLQSVNIFDEYKGKGIADGRKSIGLGLILQHPSRTLVDDEVNTLMQSIIDGLKKEFAAELRE
- a CDS encoding integration host factor subunit alpha, which codes for MTLTKAELAESLITELGMNKRDSKELVDCLFEEVRATLENGKSVKISGFGNFELRDKSQRPGRNPKTGQDVEISARRVVTFKAGQKLKARVETPKGEVAHHNSGDED
- a CDS encoding endonuclease domain-containing protein codes for the protein MKNNARYLRANMTEHELLIWYYIRRKKINNIQFYRQKHLGPFIVDFYAPSIRLVLEIDGSQHFEKEHCEQDKFRDAYLRKAKIHVLRFNNHEIKYQMSSVLEKLNDVIEQIKQFGTVRD
- a CDS encoding S66 family peptidase — encoded protein: MIPEKLVEGDQLRVIAPSRSLKIISEENINHAVNAIEALDLKVTFGKNVNEIDMMSSSSIASRIEDLHEAFSDKNVKAILTVIGGFNSNQLFRYIDYDLIKKNPKIFCGFSDITALQNAIYSRTGLITYSGPHFSTFGMKKGFEYSLDYFKKIFFQQKRIELMPSEQWADDAWFLNQDDRTFYDNEGYWLINEGNAKGTIVGGSLSTIQLLHGTSYMPSLENSILFIEADAITDGNFDVVEFDRDLQSLIHQPNFDKVQGILIGRFEKKFNMNLEQLKFIISSKQELRNIPIIANADFGHTMPIFTFPIGGLCEISASEENIKIELFEE
- a CDS encoding aminoglycoside phosphotransferase family protein, with the protein product MALVLNNEVHRESGYWTKQVHQFLHFLREQGFTQAPEPLGFDEQGREIVSFVKGQTCDYPLSDEVASLEALVSAAKLLRTYHNVSQSFLNEITTTNQTWMLSCRDPQEVICHSDFAPYNICFEGKQAVGIIDFETAHPGPRVWDIVYALYRFAPFSNPKNIESFGGIEDQILRAYLFCNAYGLNEESRIGLVDLMLERLQALLSFLMQSAREGNKKYVLNMQAGHHLTYLADIEYITLHKLRIEKGLIKI